From a region of the Hugenholtzia roseola DSM 9546 genome:
- the hisB gene encoding bifunctional histidinol-phosphatase/imidazoleglycerol-phosphate dehydratase HisB: protein MQDYTLPKLLFIDRDGTLIKEPADEQIDSLEKLELLPKMIQSLLHLQKDASYRFLMVTNQDGLGTASFPEPTFWQPHQKLMGILEGEGIFFEEVLIDKTFPHQNAPTRKPRTGLVEAYLDAEKYDLANSFTIGDRFTDIEFAKNIGCKGIFISPDPTRDRLRLAQERPDLVPFCACMVENWAEIVAFLESQKGREATLERKTSETQIRLTLDLDGEGKASIQTGVGFFDHMLEQIAKHGRFNLHLQAQGDLHIEAHHLIEDVGIALGMAFKKALGDKKGINRYGFFILPMDEVRAEAILDLSGRAAFVWSVPLKREMIGNFPMEMVAHFFKSFSDQAACNLHLQAQGENDHHLVEGIFKAFAKALKIAVSKSGYADLPSTKGVL from the coding sequence ATGCAAGACTACACGCTCCCCAAACTCCTATTCATCGACCGCGACGGCACACTCATCAAAGAACCTGCCGACGAACAAATTGATAGCTTAGAAAAGCTCGAATTATTGCCCAAAATGATTCAGTCTTTACTCCACCTTCAAAAAGATGCGTCCTACCGCTTTTTGATGGTTACCAATCAAGACGGCTTAGGCACAGCGTCCTTTCCCGAACCGACCTTTTGGCAACCTCACCAAAAGTTGATGGGCATTTTAGAGGGCGAAGGCATCTTTTTCGAGGAGGTTTTGATAGACAAGACCTTTCCCCACCAAAACGCACCCACACGCAAGCCGCGCACAGGATTGGTAGAAGCCTACCTCGATGCAGAGAAATACGACTTAGCAAATTCTTTTACGATTGGCGATAGATTTACCGACATAGAATTTGCCAAAAATATAGGCTGCAAGGGCATTTTTATCAGCCCCGACCCCACACGCGACCGCCTGCGCCTTGCGCAAGAGCGTCCCGATTTAGTGCCTTTTTGCGCTTGTATGGTAGAAAATTGGGCTGAAATTGTAGCTTTTTTAGAAAGCCAAAAAGGGCGCGAGGCTACCCTTGAAAGAAAGACCTCCGAAACGCAAATCCGCCTCACCTTAGATTTAGACGGCGAAGGAAAGGCAAGCATACAAACGGGCGTAGGCTTTTTCGACCACATGCTCGAACAAATTGCCAAGCACGGACGCTTCAATCTGCACCTACAAGCACAAGGCGACCTGCACATAGAAGCGCACCACCTTATCGAAGATGTAGGAATTGCCTTAGGCATGGCTTTCAAAAAGGCGTTAGGCGATAAAAAGGGCATCAATCGTTACGGTTTTTTTATCCTGCCGATGGACGAGGTACGTGCCGAAGCTATCTTAGATTTGAGTGGAAGGGCGGCTTTTGTTTGGTCTGTCCCCCTCAAAAGGGAAATGATTGGCAACTTTCCGATGGAAATGGTAGCCCATTTTTTCAAATCCTTTTCCGACCAAGCCGCCTGCAATTTACACCTGCAAGCGCAAGGCGAAAACGACCACCACTTGGTAGAAGGCATCTTCAAAGCCTTTGCAAAAGCCTTAAAAATTGCCGTTTCTAAGAGCGGCTATGCAGATTTGCCCTCTACAAAAGGCGTTTTGTAG